Proteins co-encoded in one Medicago truncatula cultivar Jemalong A17 chromosome 8, MtrunA17r5.0-ANR, whole genome shotgun sequence genomic window:
- the LOC120577570 gene encoding serine/threonine-protein kinase BRI1-like 2 → MSQLYIPYKKYPPYKLILLLTFPPLNFIKTHKAILFSQSFFPQQILIILLTHSLSLSLSFLFPHSSTHSIFSCKFSLSTSLLIFSMENNPLQLLPHLTVTLLMIIIIVLFPLITAEATATVSSIKTDAKALLAFKKLIQNDPNGALSSWNPKTNPCTWDGVTCTLGRVTGLEVSGNNDVSGIISLDPLSSLDMLSVLKFSLNSFSVNSTSLLKLPYSITQLDLFLGKVLGPVPENLFSNCPNLVVVNLSYNNLTGPIPDNFIQNSDKLQSLDLSFNNLTGSISDIKIDCKSLLQLDLSGNNLSDSFPISLSNCTSLKSLNLASNFISGGIPKALGQLNKLQSLDLSHNQITGWIPSELSNVCGSLLELKLSFNNITGSVPFGFNSCTWLQLVDISNNNMTGELPESVIRSLGSLQELRLGNNAISMKFPSSISSLKKLRIVDFSSNKIYGSIPRDLCPGAGSLEELRMPDNLITGEIPAELSKCSQLKTIDFSLNYLNGSIPDELGELENLEQLIAWFNGLEGKIPPKLGQCKNLKDLILNNNHLSGGIPTELFNCSNLEWISLTSNELTGEIPREFGLLTRLAVLQLGNNGFTGEIPSELGNCNSLVWLDLNSNKLTGEIPPRLGRQQGAKSLFGILSGNTLVFVRNVGNSCKGVGGLLEFSGIRSERLSQVASLRSCDFTRLYSGPVLSLFTKYQTLEYLDLSYNQLRGKIPDEFGDMVALQVLELSHNQLSGEIPSTLGQLKNIGVFDASHNRLQGTIPDSFSNLSFLVQIDLSYNELTGQIPSRGQLSTLPATQYANNPGLCGVPLPECKNDNSQSTSNPSDDFGRGGHRRSVASWANNIVMGILISVASVCILIVWAIAMRVRRREAKEVKMLNRLQACHAATTWKIDKEKEPLSINVATFQRQLRKLKFSQLIEATNGFSAESLIGCGGFGEVFKATLKDGTCVAIKKLIRLSCQGDREFMAEMETLGKIKHRNLVPLLGYCKVGEERLLVYEYMEYGSLEEMLHGRIKTRDRRILTWEERKKIARGAAKGLCFLHHNCIPHIIHRDMKSSNVLLDNEMESRVSDFGMARLISALDTHLSVSTLAGTPGYVPPEYYQSFRCTAKGDVYSFGVVMLELLSGKRPTDKEDFGDTNLVGWAKIKVREGKQMEVIDTDLLLESQGGTNEAEVKEVKEMLRYLEVTLRCVDDLPSRRPSMLQVVALLRELIPGSTDGSSSSA, encoded by the exons ATGTCTCAG TTGTATATACCATACAAAAAATACCCACCATACAAACTTATTCTCCTTCTCACTTTCCCTcctttgaattttataaaaacacataaagCAATTCTCTTTTCACAAAGTTTTTTCCCACAACAAATTCTCATCATACTACtcactcactctctctctctctctctttcattccTCTTTCCACACTCCTCAACTCACTCTATATTTTCTTGCAAGTTCTCTCTTTCTACAAGCTTGTTAATTTTCTCAATGGAGAATAACCCACTTCAGCTTTTACCTCACCTCACTGTAACACTCCTTATGATCATTATCATAGTTTTGTTTCCTTTGATTACTGCTGAAGCAACTGCAACAGTTTCTTCTATCAAAACTGATGCAAAGGCCCTTCTTGCATTCAAAAAATTGATTCAGAATGATCCAAATGGAGCTTTATCAAGTTGGAATCCAAAAACCAATCCATGCACATGGGATGGTGTGACTTGCACCCTTGGAAGAGTCACTGGTCTTGAAGTTAGTGGAAACAATGATGTTTCCGGAATTATTTCTCTTGATCCTTTATCTTCTTTAGATATGTTATctgttttgaaattttctcTTAATTCATTTTCTGTAAATTCCACTTCCTTGCTTAAGTTACCATATAGTATAACACAACTTGATCTATTCCTTGGTAAAGTTTTAGGTCCTGTTCCTGAAAATTTATTCTCCAACTGTCCTAATCTTGTTGTTGTAAATCTTTCTTACAACAATCTGACAGGTCCTATTCCTGATAACTTTATACAAAATTCTGATAAGCTTCAGTCCCTTGAtttatctttcaacaatttGACAGGTTCAATTTCTGATATCAAAATTGATTGTAAATCATTGTTGCAACTTGATCTATCAGGAAACAATTTATCAGACTCATTTCCAATTTCTTTGTCAAATTGCACAAGCCTTAAGAGTTTGAATTTAGCAAGCAATTTTATTTCTGGTGGAATTCCAAAGGCTTTAGGCCAATTGAATAAATTACAGTCTTTGGATCTTTCACACAATCAAATTACCGGTTGGATCCCTTCTGAATTGTCAAATGTTTGTGGTTCTCTTTTAGAACTTAAACTTTCTTTCAACAATATTACTGGTTCAGTTCCATTTGGTTTCAATTCTTGCACTTGGCTTCAACTAGTTGATATTTCCAACAACAATATGACAGGTGAATTACCTGAGTCGGTAATTCGGAGCCTCGGATCATTGCAGGAACTTAGGTTGGGAAATAATGCTATTTCTATGAAATTTCCATcttcaatatcttcattgaaAAAATTGAGGATTGTGGATTTTagttcaaataaaatttatggaTCCATCCCTAGAGATTTGTGTCCAGGTGCAGGTTCACTTGAGGAGCTCAGAATGCCTGATAATCTCATAACAGGTGAAATTCCAGCTGAATTGTCAAAGTGTTCACAGTTGAAGACTATTGATTTTAGTTTGAACTATCTCAATGGTTCAATTCCTGATGAGTTAGGAGAGCTTGAGAATCTTGAGCAGCTAATAGCATGGTTCAATGGTTTGGAAGGAAAAATTCCACCAAAATTGGGACAATGTAAGAATCTTAAGGATCTTATATTGAATAATAATCACCTTAGTGGTGGAATTCCAACTGAGTTGTTCAACTGCAGCAATCTTGAATGGATATCACTGACAAGCAATGAACTCACAGGCGAAATACCACGAGAGTTCGGACTTTTGACAAGGTTAGCTGTTCTGCAGCTTGGAAACAACGGTTTTACAGGTGAGATACCATCAGAGCTAGGAAATTGCAACAGTTTGGTGTGGTTGGACTTGAACAGCAACAAACTCACAGGAGAGATCCCTCCTAGACTTGGAAGGCAGCAAGGAGCAAAATCGTTGTTTGGCATTCTTTCAGGAAACACTTTGGTGTTTGTAAGAAATGTCGGAAACTCGTGTAAAGGAGTTGGAGGTTTGCTAGAATTCTCAGGAATCCGATCCGAACGGCTGTCGCAGGTAGCATCATTGAGGTCTTGTGATTTCACAAGACTTTATTCCGGTCCTGTACTCAGCTTGTTTACAAAATACCAGACTCTGGAGTATCTTGATCTCTCCTACAATCAGCTTCGTGGAAAAATACCGGACGAATTTGGAGATATGGTGGCCTTACAGGTACTTGAATTGTCTCACAATCAACTATCTGGTGAAATCCCTTCAACCCTTGGCCAGCTCAAAAATATAGGAGTGTTTGATGCATCACATAATAGACTACAGGGTACTATCCCAGACTCATTCTCAAACCTATCATTTTTGGTGCAAATAGACCTATCTTACAATGAGTTAACTGGTCAAATTCCATCTAGGGGACAACTAAGTACACTTCCAGCCACTCAGTATGCAAACAATCCAGGTCTTTGCGGCGTTCCATTGCCGGAGTGTAAAAATGACAACAGCCAATCTACATCAAATCCAAGTGATGATTTTGGCAGAGGAGGACATAGAAGATCAGTTGCATCATGGGCAAACAACATTGTTATGGGAATTCTCATTTCTGTTGCTTCTGTATGTATTTTAATCGTGTGGGCGATTGCGATGCGCGTAAGGAGGAGAGAGGCCAAGGAAGTCAAGATGCTTAATAGATTGCAAGCATGCCATGCTGCTACAACATGGAAAATTGATAAAGAGAAAGAGCCGTTAAGCATTAATGTTGCAACATTTCAGAGGCAATTGAGGAAGCTTAAATTCTCACAGTTGATTGAAGCAACCAATGGTTTCTCAGCAGAAAGCCTCATTGGTTGTGGTGGTTTTGGTGAAGTGTTCAAGGCCACACTCAAAGACGGAACATGTGTCGCGATAAAGAAGCTCATTCGACTGAGTTGCCAAGGCGATAGAGAATTCATGGCTGAGATGGAAACCTTAGGAAAAATCAAGCATAGAAACCTTGTCCCTTTATTGGGATACTGCAAAGTAGGAGAAGAAAGGCTACTTGTTTATGAATACATGGAATATGGAAGCCTGGAAGAGATGCTCCATGGAAGAATAAAGACACGTGATCGACGAATTTTAACATgggaagaaaggaagaagattGCAAGAGGTGCTGCTAAAGGACTTTGTTTTCTGCATCATAATTGCATCCCTCACATCATACACAGAGACATGAAATCAAGCAATGTGTTACTTGACAATGAAATGGAGTCAAGAGTCTCGGATTTCGGAATGGCAAGACTAATAAGTGCACTCGATACACATCTCAGTGTAAGCACACTAGCAGGAACACCTGGATATGTTCCACCAGAGTATTACCAAAGTTTCAGGTGCACTGCAAAGGGTGATGTTTATTCATTTGGTGTTGTAATGTTGGAACTTCTTAGTGGGAAAAGGCCTACTGATAAGGAGGATTTTGGTGACACAAACTTGGTTGGATGGGCTAAGATTAAGGTGCGCGAAGGGAAACAAATGGAAGTAATCGACACTGATTTGCTTTTGGAGAGTCAAGGAGGAACAAATGAAGCAGAAGTGAAAGAAGTGAAAGAAATGCTAAGATATTTGGAGGTTACTTTGCGGTGTGTCGATGATTTGCCTTCTAGAAGGCCAAGCATGTTGCAGGTAGTGGCCTTGTTGAGAGAGCTTATACCTGGATCAACTGATGGAAGTAGCAGCAGTGCTTAA